In one Cupriavidus taiwanensis genomic region, the following are encoded:
- a CDS encoding glycine betaine ABC transporter substrate-binding protein, whose translation MLAAALAASLPAGAAEPLRVGSKRFTESYILGELLSQAAGPPGTAQHQPGLGNTAIVFAALQAGSIDLYPDYTGTLAAEILKLPPGAGLDQIRRALAPMGLGAAIPLGFENTYALAVSEARAGALAQLSDLAAQPGLRLGLSHEFLGRADGWPGLARRYGLPQRPLGLDHGVAYEALAAGQVDAIDIYSTDAKIRKYRLRVLADDRHYFPRYDAVVVYRLDLPQRFPQAWQALQRLTGRVSADDMIAMNAAAELDGQPFAAIARAFLDGAGAPATHAADAGRGRLLAALFGPDTVRLARRHVGLVAGAVGAATLVGVPLGMLAARRRRTGHAVLGAVSVLQTVPSLALLAMLIPLLGRIGVWPAMVALFLYALLPIVRNTATGLEQVPQGMRDAARALGLRGAQVLRYVELPLALPVLLAGVKTAAIISVGTATIAAFVGAGGFGERIATGLALNDTTLLLAGAIPAAVLALAVQAGFEALEWALRRRRDAR comes from the coding sequence GTGCTGGCTGCGGCACTCGCGGCGAGCCTTCCGGCCGGCGCGGCCGAACCGCTGCGCGTCGGTTCCAAGCGCTTTACCGAGTCGTACATCCTCGGCGAACTGCTGAGCCAGGCCGCGGGGCCGCCCGGCACGGCGCAACACCAGCCCGGGCTGGGCAACACCGCGATCGTGTTCGCGGCGCTGCAGGCCGGCAGCATCGATCTCTACCCCGACTACACCGGCACGCTTGCCGCCGAAATCCTCAAGCTGCCGCCCGGCGCCGGGCTCGACCAGATCCGGCGGGCGCTGGCGCCGATGGGACTGGGCGCGGCGATTCCGCTGGGATTCGAGAACACCTATGCGCTGGCCGTGTCCGAGGCCCGCGCGGGTGCGTTGGCGCAGTTGAGCGACCTCGCCGCGCAGCCAGGGCTAAGGCTCGGGCTGTCGCACGAGTTCCTGGGCCGCGCCGACGGCTGGCCCGGGCTGGCCCGCCGCTATGGCCTGCCGCAACGCCCGCTCGGGCTCGACCACGGCGTCGCCTACGAGGCCCTGGCGGCAGGGCAGGTCGACGCCATCGACATCTATTCCACCGACGCCAAGATCCGCAAGTACCGGCTGCGCGTGCTGGCTGACGACCGGCATTACTTCCCGCGCTACGACGCCGTGGTGGTGTACCGGCTCGACCTGCCGCAGCGCTTCCCGCAGGCCTGGCAGGCACTGCAACGGCTGACCGGACGCGTCAGCGCCGACGACATGATCGCCATGAACGCGGCGGCGGAGCTCGATGGCCAGCCGTTCGCCGCGATCGCGCGCGCCTTCCTGGACGGCGCCGGGGCGCCGGCAACGCATGCCGCCGACGCAGGGCGCGGCCGGCTGCTGGCGGCGCTCTTCGGCCCCGACACCGTGCGCCTGGCGCGGCGCCATGTCGGGCTGGTGGCGGGCGCGGTCGGTGCCGCGACCCTGGTGGGCGTGCCGCTGGGGATGCTGGCGGCGCGGCGGCGCCGCACCGGCCACGCGGTGCTGGGCGCGGTCAGCGTGCTGCAGACGGTGCCGTCGCTGGCACTGCTGGCGATGCTGATCCCGCTGCTGGGCCGCATCGGCGTGTGGCCGGCGATGGTGGCGCTGTTTCTCTATGCGCTGCTGCCGATCGTGCGCAATACCGCCACCGGGCTGGAGCAGGTGCCGCAGGGCATGCGCGACGCGGCGCGCGCGCTGGGGCTGCGCGGCGCCCAGGTGCTGCGCTACGTGGAGCTGCCGCTGGCCTTGCCGGTGCTGCTGGCCGGCGTCAAGACCGCGGCCATCATCAGCGTCGGCACGGCCACCATCGCGGCGTTCGTCGGCGCGGGCGGTTTCGGCGAGCGCATCGCCACCGGGCTGGCGCTGAACGACACCACGCTGCTGCTCGCCGGCGCGATCCCGGCGGCGGTGCTGGCGCTGGCGGTGCAGGCCGGCTTCGAGGCGCTGGAGTGGGCGCTGCGCCGCCGGCGCGACGCGCGCTAG